One window from the genome of Lepisosteus oculatus isolate fLepOcu1 chromosome 21, fLepOcu1.hap2, whole genome shotgun sequence encodes:
- the LOC138224460 gene encoding mucin-2-like, giving the protein MTVWAVVWMASVALAAAVEEPPKINPILIRNNIPLVPTIQVLPGVVAHPRGVCSTWGRHHYRMFDGELYQLPGPCNYVLASHCRAAYEHFNIQIRRNVTPSDSAISQVTMKLEGMVLELRRETVSVNGELVNLPFIQGGVLAERSGESLRVTARLGLELQWDWKDALSVAIDEQYRNQTCGLCGDFNGIKDSDRVTAAGVPISPLEFGKLQKLDGPTEHCEDPTAPPPETNCTEAVSTPPSTSVRPH; this is encoded by the exons ATGACGGTCTGGGCGGTGGTGTGGATGGCGAGTGTGGCTCTCGCAGCTGCAGTGGAAG aaccacCAAAAATCAATCCGATTCTGATAAGAAACAACATTCCTCTTGTCCCCACCATACAAGTGCTTCCTGGTGTTGTGG ctcatccccggggagtgtgcagcaCCTGGGGCAGGCATCACTACCGCATGTTTGACGGGGAGCTCTATCAGCTCCCGGGCCCCTGTAACTACGTGCTGGCGTCCCACTGCCGTGCTGCCTATGAGCACTTCAACATCCAGATCCGCAGGAATGTGACCCCCAGTGACTCCGCCATTAGCCAGGTCACCATGAAGCTGGAGGGCATGGTTCTGGAGCTGCGCAGGGAGACAGTCTCTGTCAATGGCGAGCT GGTGAATCTGCCCTTCATCCAGGGAGGAGTGCTGGCTGAGAGGAGCGGGGAGTCCCTGAGGGTGACGGCCAGACTGGGGCTGGAGCTGCAGTGGGACTGGAAGGACGCTCTCTCG GTGGCGATCGATGAGCAGTACAGGAACCAgacctgcgggctgtgtggggACTTCAACGGCATCAAGGACAGCGACAGGGTCACTGCGGCAG GCGTACCAATCAGCCCCCTGGAATTCGGGAAACTGCAGAAACTGGACGGCCCGACGGAGCACTGTGAGGACCCGACTGCACCGCCCCCCGAGACAAACTGCACAGAGGCGGTGAGCACACCCCCGTCCACCAGCGTCCGGCCACACTGA